One segment of Sulfobacillus thermosulfidooxidans DSM 9293 DNA contains the following:
- a CDS encoding transposase — MAKFYWKPYFWHRAYYVGSVGESSLETVKRYVEAQGTQEKPRKAAKRPPPA; from the coding sequence ATGGCGAAATTCTATTGGAAGCCATACTTCTGGCATCGCGCATATTATGTCGGGAGCGTCGGTGAATCCTCGCTGGAGACGGTGAAACGTTACGTCGAAGCCCAAGGGACGCAAGAAAAACCCCGCAAGGCGGCCAAGAGGCCGCCGCCCGCTTGA
- a CDS encoding MFS transporter, with protein MNFLTFIGSEFVSSIGNGVYRVALNWILVTRYGTVRVLAMVQFLSLLFGAIVQMWSGALIDRYNGKRVLVLTNLILGVVAGIFAWDAEMRPSEFSTKVALICVVLIGAVGATVEPAFFSLVMRVQDKPDTDTANSWILGSYGLSGILGPIIGGVFTVTQGAWLGFAVDAMSFVVAAGLMALVSVNQQDYNKKILSKLTDKIRGVGHGKPRQYDESSRLNTMPA; from the coding sequence GTGAATTTCTTAACGTTTATTGGGAGTGAGTTTGTATCATCTATTGGCAACGGCGTTTATCGCGTAGCCTTGAACTGGATTCTTGTTACGCGCTATGGAACGGTAAGGGTCCTGGCCATGGTTCAGTTTTTGAGCCTGTTGTTTGGCGCCATCGTGCAGATGTGGTCGGGTGCGCTCATAGATCGGTACAACGGAAAGCGTGTCCTTGTGCTCACCAATTTGATCTTGGGCGTGGTGGCGGGGATTTTTGCATGGGATGCAGAGATGCGTCCGAGTGAGTTTTCGACAAAGGTTGCATTGATTTGTGTTGTGCTTATTGGGGCAGTGGGCGCCACGGTGGAACCCGCATTTTTTTCACTGGTTATGCGGGTACAAGACAAACCGGATACCGATACGGCGAATTCGTGGATATTGGGAAGCTATGGGCTTAGCGGGATTCTCGGTCCGATAATTGGCGGTGTTTTTACCGTGACTCAAGGGGCTTGGTTGGGATTTGCTGTGGACGCCATGAGTTTCGTTGTGGCTGCGGGACTCATGGCACTCGTGAGCGTGAATCAACAGGATTATAATAAAAAAATCCTGTCCAAGCTGACGGACAAAATCCGTGGTGTTGGACATGGGAAACCACGACAATACGACGAATCTTCACGGTTGAACACAATGCCCGCTTGA
- the cbbX gene encoding CbbX protein, with amino-acid sequence MTQDAANIQQEPFLDFDTVLGESKVMDILAQLDRELIGLKPVKTRIREIAALLLVDKMRKQLELSSQTPSLHMSFTGNPGTGKTTVAMRMAEILHRLGYVRKGHMVAVTRDDLVGQYIGHTAPKTKEVLKRAMGGVLFIDEAYYLYREENERDYGQETIEILLQVMENQRDDLVVILAGYKDRMDRFFKSNPGMRSRIAHHIDFPDYTADELLLIAELMLAEQHYRLSQEAREAFRSYLDRRMAMPNFANARSVRNALDRARLRQANRLFAKGGRLTKDDLMTIEAEDILASRVFTGLPDQDHVSA; translated from the coding sequence ATGACACAAGACGCCGCAAATATTCAACAAGAACCGTTCTTGGATTTCGATACGGTCCTCGGGGAATCCAAAGTCATGGACATTTTGGCTCAATTAGACCGTGAATTAATAGGATTAAAGCCTGTTAAGACCCGCATTCGCGAAATTGCGGCCCTACTGCTGGTTGATAAAATGAGAAAACAACTCGAATTGTCCTCGCAAACTCCGTCTCTTCACATGTCCTTTACAGGCAATCCGGGAACCGGAAAAACGACCGTGGCTATGCGGATGGCAGAAATTTTGCATCGGCTCGGATATGTTCGCAAAGGCCATATGGTGGCTGTCACCCGCGATGACTTAGTAGGGCAATATATCGGTCACACAGCCCCTAAGACCAAAGAAGTCTTGAAACGTGCCATGGGTGGCGTGTTATTTATTGATGAAGCCTATTACCTATACCGCGAGGAAAACGAACGCGACTATGGGCAAGAAACGATTGAAATTTTGTTGCAGGTGATGGAAAATCAGCGGGATGATTTGGTCGTGATTCTTGCCGGATATAAAGATCGGATGGATCGCTTCTTCAAATCCAATCCGGGAATGCGTTCTCGTATTGCCCATCATATTGATTTCCCTGATTATACAGCAGATGAATTGTTGCTCATTGCCGAACTCATGTTAGCGGAACAGCATTACCGGTTAAGTCAAGAAGCTCGTGAGGCTTTCCGCTCCTATCTAGACCGTCGAATGGCGATGCCCAATTTCGCTAATGCTCGCAGTGTACGTAATGCCCTGGACCGCGCACGATTAAGACAAGCTAATCGTTTATTTGCCAAAGGTGGTCGCCTGACGAAAGACGACTTGATGACGATTGAGGCCGAAGATATTTTGGCAAGCCGTGTCTTTACCGGATTACCCGATCAAGATCACGTTTCAGCTTAA